A window of Physeter macrocephalus isolate SW-GA unplaced genomic scaffold, ASM283717v5 random_1111, whole genome shotgun sequence contains these coding sequences:
- the PMVK gene encoding phosphomevalonate kinase isoform X1, translating into MAPLGGAPRLVLLFSGKRKSGKDFVTEALQSRLGADVCAVLRLSGPLKEQYAQEHGLDFQRLLDASTYKESFRRDMIRWGEEKRQADPGFFCRKIVEAVSQPVWLVSDTRRVSDIQWFREAYGAVTQTVRVVATEQSRQQRGWVFTPGVDDAESECGLDNVGAFDWVIENHGDEQRLEEQLEHLIEFVRSRL; encoded by the exons ATGGCCCCGCTGGGAGGCGCCCCGCGGCTGGTGCTGCTGTTCAGCGGGAAGAGGAAATCCGGGAAGGACTTCGTGACCGAGGCGCTGCAGAGCAG ACTTGGAGCTGACGTGTGTGCTGTCCTCCGGCTCTCCGGTCCACTGAAGGAGCAGTATGCTCAG GAGCACGGCTTAGACTTCCAGAGACTCCTGGATGCCAGCACCTACAAGGAGTCCTTTCGGAGGGACATGATCCGCTGGGGGGAGGAGAAGCGCCAGGCCGACCCAGGCTTCTTCTGCAGGAAGATCGTGGAGGCCGTCTCCCAGCCCGTATGG CTGGTGAGTGACACACGGAGGGTGTCTGACATCCAGTGGTTTCGGGAGGCCTATGGGGCTGTGACACAGACGGTCCGCGTGGTGGCCACAGAGCAGAGCCGACAGCAGCGGGGCTGGGTGTTCACACCAG GGGTGGATGATGCTGAGTCAGAATGTGGCCTGGACAACGTCGGGGCCTTCGATTGGGTCATTGAGAACCACGGAGATGAGCAGCGCCTGGAGGAGCAGTTGGAGCACCTGATAGAATTTGTCCGCTCCAGACTTTAG
- the PMVK gene encoding phosphomevalonate kinase isoform X2, with amino-acid sequence MIRWGEEKRQADPGFFCRKIVEAVSQPVWLVSDTRRVSDIQWFREAYGAVTQTVRVVATEQSRQQRGWVFTPGVDDAESECGLDNVGAFDWVIENHGDEQRLEEQLEHLIEFVRSRL; translated from the exons ATGATCCGCTGGGGGGAGGAGAAGCGCCAGGCCGACCCAGGCTTCTTCTGCAGGAAGATCGTGGAGGCCGTCTCCCAGCCCGTATGG CTGGTGAGTGACACACGGAGGGTGTCTGACATCCAGTGGTTTCGGGAGGCCTATGGGGCTGTGACACAGACGGTCCGCGTGGTGGCCACAGAGCAGAGCCGACAGCAGCGGGGCTGGGTGTTCACACCAG GGGTGGATGATGCTGAGTCAGAATGTGGCCTGGACAACGTCGGGGCCTTCGATTGGGTCATTGAGAACCACGGAGATGAGCAGCGCCTGGAGGAGCAGTTGGAGCACCTGATAGAATTTGTCCGCTCCAGACTTTAG